ACCTGAACTATTTTTGGTGATGGCGACGCAAAACCCAATTGAGCAAGAAGGTACCTACCCGCTACCGGAAGCACAGTTAGATAGATTCTTAATGAAAGTGACTGTTGGCTACCCGGACATTGAAACCGAAAAGCTAATATTAGCGCTGGCTAGAAATGAAGTGGTTAAAACCGATACGCCAGAGCCAGAAACCTTATCTCAAGCCAATATCTTTCAGGCGCGACAGGAATTAATGCAGCTGCATATGGCCGATGAAGTTGAAGCCTATTTGCTGCGAATTATCGAAGCGACTCGCCAACCGAAAGCCTATGACGATCAATTAGCACAATGGCTCGAATTTGGTGCCAGCCCACGCGCTACTATTGCGCTTGATCGCTGCGCACGTGCGGTGGCTTGGTTGGATGGTCGTGATTTTGTCACGCCCGATGATATTCGCCAGCTCTGCCCGGAAATTCTGCGCCATCGACTGATTCCTAGCTTTAAGGCTGAAGCATCCGGCATATCTAATGACCAAATCATTGAACGACTGCTTGAATGCGTTGCATTGCCGTAACGCATTTTTTAATAAGTGCGATAATAACGAAACATTTTAAACTTCGATATTTTTTCTACGAATTTTAAAATATAAATACTTTAAATGGTTGGCGATGCAGGTAAGCATAAAATGCGCCTGTATCTTCAAATATCACCGGTATAGATTGCATAGGTTTAGGGATGACTGACCCTGCTACTGATAAAATTGCTAGCGATAAAACTGCCACTGATAAAGCCGCCACTAATAAAATAAGTGCTGACGTGCAGATTCAACTGGAAGATTTAGTTGGATATAGAGCCGGCGCAAAAGGGCTTGGCCTGCCGCCGTCCCGAAACAGCAGCAGCATGCGCAGCGGTGCGCATATGAGCCGTTTGAAAGGCAGAGGCATGGAGTACGAGCAAAGCCGCGCTTACCAGTTTGGCGATGATATTCGCCACATTGACTGGCGAGTTACCGCTCGCGCAGGCAAATTATTCAGCAAAGAATTTCAAGAAGAAAAAGATCGGCAATTACTTTTTATTGTCGATTTAAATCCAAGCATGCACTTTGGCACCAGAAACTGTTTTAAATCGGTACTGGCAGCCAGAATTACTTCTTTGCTCGGCTGGGCGGCAACCGCCCATGGCGATAGAGTGGGCGGCATGGTATTTAACCGAAATACTATTACCCAAATCAAACCGGGCAATGGTAAAAAAAGCCTGCTTAAATTACTCGATTTAATTTGTAATACCGATGCTGAATCTAGCGTGACTAGCCAGCCAGATGCAAACGCTCAAACAAACATCGACATTAATATCCATGGCGGAAGCGAACCGATTACTTTTCATCAGGTGTTGCAGCAAGCACAATCGCTACTGCGCCCCGGTAGCCTAGTGGTGATGTTAAGTGATTTTTATCAGCTCGATAGCAATGCGGAAACTCAGATCAATCGATTGGCTCAACATTGCGACCCGCTAGCGGTGGTTATCTCCGATCAATTAGAGCAAACCGCGCCGCCTCCGGGGAAGTACTGGATTAGCCATCAACAGCAAACTGCTCAAATCAACACCCACAGCAAAGCGTTGCGCAGTGCTTGGCAACAACAGTTTAAAGAACATCAACTGAACTTGTCGGCCATGTTATCTGGCAATGGTATTCCCAATATCCGAATGAGTACTGAACAAGCATCCAGCCCCGATCAGCTCGCGCTGGCATTAAAGCATGCGCTGGGAATTCGTCATGGTTAATCAAGCAGCCGACCCACTAAAAGACCTTAAAGACATTCAATTACCAATAGAACCCGGGCTTTGGCCATTAGCGCCGGGCTGGTGGCTGCTAATGCTGGCAGCTATTGTTTCCATTGCGTTGGTGGTTTATTTCTATTTGAAAAGAAAAAACTCCTTAAAAACTCACGCTTATAAAGAGTGGCAAGGTTATGTTGATTTACCAGCAAGAGATCAATTAATTAAAACTCGCGGGCTAATTCGCCGGATTGCCCAGCAGCAGTTTTCAATTTCAGTCGGTGACAATAGCCAACAGAAATGGCAACAGTTTTTGTTAGATCAGCAATTAGACAGCATTTTTGAACAACAGCAGAATTTATGGTCAAAACAATCGGTTAATGCTGAATATGTAGCAGACTGCTATCAAAAAACCGGTCAATGGATCAGGAGGTTAAAATGAATTTCGCCTGGCCTTGGCTATTTGCTTTATTACCCTTACCGTGGATTTTAAAGCGACTGCTACCTGCAATTAAGCAACAAGGCAGCAGTTTACGCTTACCCTTTTTTAATCGCATTACACTATTACAAAACAACAGCCATCCGCTGAATGTTCGTCATATTGCTTCTTCACTATTATTTGCCATTGGCTGGATAGCGCTGGTGTGTGCAATTGCCCGACCACAGTTTATTGGTGAGCCGATCGCCCAGCAAAGAAATGCCCGCGATGTGATGCTGGCAGTTGATTTGTCAGGCAGCATGCAGGCTCAAGATATGGAGCTAGCGGGTCGCCCGGTTGATCGACTGCAAGTGATTAAAAGCATGATGGGGCCGTTTATTGAACGGCGCGTTGGTGACCGCATCGGTTTGATTTTATTTGGTAGCCAAGCTTTTTTGCAGGCACCACTAACCCAAGACACCCGCACCATCAACCAATATTTGCAAACCTCGCAAATTCGTTTGGCGGGACCAGAAACCGCTATTGGCGATGCGATTGCCTTGAGTTTAAAAACCCTTAAAGATTCTCCCGCAGAAAGCCGGGTATTAATATTATTAACCGACGGTAGTAATACTGCCGGTGAAATTGAGCCTGAAAAAATTCTACCTTTAGCTAAACAAAACCAGTTAAAAATTCATACCATTGGCATAGGCGGTGAAGAACGCATTATTCGCGATTTCTTTGGAAGCCGCAGACAAAACCCGGCTGCCGATCTAGATGAAGCCTTACTGAACTTGATTGCCGAGCAAACCGGCGGCCAATACTTTCGTGCCAGAAA
This window of the Pelagibaculum spongiae genome carries:
- a CDS encoding DUF58 domain-containing protein, translating into MTDPATDKIASDKTATDKAATNKISADVQIQLEDLVGYRAGAKGLGLPPSRNSSSMRSGAHMSRLKGRGMEYEQSRAYQFGDDIRHIDWRVTARAGKLFSKEFQEEKDRQLLFIVDLNPSMHFGTRNCFKSVLAARITSLLGWAATAHGDRVGGMVFNRNTITQIKPGNGKKSLLKLLDLICNTDAESSVTSQPDANAQTNIDINIHGGSEPITFHQVLQQAQSLLRPGSLVVMLSDFYQLDSNAETQINRLAQHCDPLAVVISDQLEQTAPPPGKYWISHQQQTAQINTHSKALRSAWQQQFKEHQLNLSAMLSGNGIPNIRMSTEQASSPDQLALALKHALGIRHG
- a CDS encoding vWA domain-containing protein gives rise to the protein MNFAWPWLFALLPLPWILKRLLPAIKQQGSSLRLPFFNRITLLQNNSHPLNVRHIASSLLFAIGWIALVCAIARPQFIGEPIAQQRNARDVMLAVDLSGSMQAQDMELAGRPVDRLQVIKSMMGPFIERRVGDRIGLILFGSQAFLQAPLTQDTRTINQYLQTSQIRLAGPETAIGDAIALSLKTLKDSPAESRVLILLTDGSNTAGEIEPEKILPLAKQNQLKIHTIGIGGEERIIRDFFGSRRQNPAADLDEALLNLIAEQTGGQYFRARNPQELEKIYQLLDQLEPIEADQQWFYPVEALYFWPLSIFLISLFFNLLFERRRQNV
- a CDS encoding AAA family ATPase; translation: MSQHQAFKVLEHWLNQQVIGQSSLVNRILIALLADGHLLVEGAPGLAKTRAIVALSKGLDADFQRLQFTPDLLPSDLTGTEIFNPHDGQFSFRAGPMFHNLLLADEINRAPAKVQSALLEAMAEQQISVAGESHKLPELFLVMATQNPIEQEGTYPLPEAQLDRFLMKVTVGYPDIETEKLILALARNEVVKTDTPEPETLSQANIFQARQELMQLHMADEVEAYLLRIIEATRQPKAYDDQLAQWLEFGASPRATIALDRCARAVAWLDGRDFVTPDDIRQLCPEILRHRLIPSFKAEASGISNDQIIERLLECVALP
- a CDS encoding DUF4381 domain-containing protein, with the translated sequence MVNQAADPLKDLKDIQLPIEPGLWPLAPGWWLLMLAAIVSIALVVYFYLKRKNSLKTHAYKEWQGYVDLPARDQLIKTRGLIRRIAQQQFSISVGDNSQQKWQQFLLDQQLDSIFEQQQNLWSKQSVNAEYVADCYQKTGQWIRRLK